A section of the Paracoccaceae bacterium genome encodes:
- a CDS encoding glucose 1-dehydrogenase, with the protein MTGIHSGKTAIITGGASGIGEGIVRRLAAEGAKIVVADLNGALAKDVAQSLDADAIAVTLDMTDEAAVDGLIDQTTARFGGLDIMVNNAGIIQIAPVADTSYADWKRIMDVNVDGVFLGCRAAARAMVAQGRGGTIVNASSGAGRRGVPNISGYCASKAAIIMLTQSLAVELAPHKITVNCYAPGHIKTPFWTSIAEGFSKVLNKSPDEVVEMFRATVPMGRFGTPDDVAATVSWLASPDAAYVSGQAIAMNGAEFPF; encoded by the coding sequence ATGACCGGCATTCACAGCGGAAAAACCGCCATCATCACCGGCGGTGCCAGTGGGATCGGCGAAGGAATCGTGCGCAGGCTGGCGGCTGAGGGTGCCAAAATCGTTGTTGCCGATCTTAACGGTGCGCTTGCCAAGGACGTCGCGCAAAGCCTGGATGCAGACGCGATAGCGGTCACGCTGGATATGACAGACGAGGCGGCTGTGGACGGGCTGATCGACCAAACTACAGCCCGGTTTGGCGGGCTGGACATCATGGTCAACAACGCCGGGATCATCCAGATCGCGCCGGTCGCGGACACCAGCTATGCCGACTGGAAGCGGATCATGGACGTCAATGTAGACGGCGTGTTCCTGGGCTGTCGCGCGGCGGCGCGGGCGATGGTGGCGCAAGGGCGTGGTGGAACAATCGTCAATGCCTCATCCGGGGCCGGGCGGCGTGGGGTGCCAAATATCTCGGGCTACTGCGCCTCGAAGGCGGCGATCATCATGCTGACCCAATCGCTTGCGGTTGAACTTGCGCCCCACAAGATTACCGTCAACTGTTATGCACCGGGGCACATCAAAACGCCGTTCTGGACCAGTATTGCCGAGGGGTTCTCAAAAGTGCTCAACAAGTCCCCTGATGAGGTGGTCGAGATGTTTCGCGCTACCGTTCCCATGGGCCGGTTTGGCACGCCCGACGATGTAGCCGCGACTGTGTCCTGGCTGGCATCGCCCGATGCGGCCTATGTCAGTGGTCAAGCGATCGCGATGAACGGCGCGGAGTTTCCGTTCTGA